The genomic region cacacacacacacagagagagagaatattatgTTTCATTGTGTATCCACATAGAGTATTgaaagtgtgttgtgtgtgtgtgtgtgtgtgtgtgtgtgtctgtgtgtgtgtgtccagcgtgtgtgtgtccagcgtgtgtgtgtgtgcagtgtgtgtgtgtgttacctctccTTGAAGAAGCGTCTCAGCCCGAaggcgatgtgtgtgtgtgtgtgtccagcgtgtgtgtgtgtccagcgtgtgtgtgtgcagtgtgtgtgtgttacctctccTTGAAGAAGCGTCTCAGCCCGAaggcgatgtgtgtgtgtgtgtgtgtgtgtgtctgtctgtctgtgtgtgtgtccagcgtgtgtgtgtgtccagcgtgtgtgtgtgtccagcgtgtgtgcagtgtgtgtgtgtgttacctctccTTGAAGAAGCGTCTCAGCCCGAAGGCGATGAGTTTGAGGACCGTCTCGATGACAAACACCAGAGTGAAGATGTAGTTACAATACTTTAACCCCTCCTCCagatactgggaacacacacacacacacacactgttaacaaTACTTTAACCCCTCCTCCagatactgggaacacacacacacacacacactgttaacaaTACTTTAACCCCTCCTCCagatactgggaacacacacacacacacactgttaacaaTACTTTAACCCCTCCTCCAgatactggaaacacacacacacacacacacactgttaacaaTACTTTAACCCCTCCTCCagatactgggaacacacacacacacacactgttaacaaTACTTTAACCCCTCCTCCagatactgggaacacacacacacacactgttaacaaTACTTTAACCCCTCCTCCagatactgggaacacacacacacacacacactgttaacaaTACTTTAACCCCTCCTCCagatactgggaacacacacacacacacacactgttaacaaTACTTTAACCCCTCCTCCagatactgggaacacacacacacacacacactgttaacaaTACTTTAACCCCTCCTCCagatactgggaacacacacacacacacactgttaacaaTACTTTAACCCCTCCTCCagatactgggaacacacacacacacacacactgttaacaaTACTTTAACCCCTCCTCCagatactgggaacacacacacactgttaacaaTACTTTAACCCCTCCTCCagatactgggaacacacacacacacacacagttatacaATACTTTAACCCCTCCTCCagatactgggaacacacacacacacacacacacactgttacacaaaGTCACACTCGTTGCTATAGCTACCCGACTGTCCTAGTAAACTTTGTGGTTGCTATGGTTACCAGTGTGTGAGCTTGCATTGGTTACCGGTTTGAGGTTGCTATAGTTACCAGTCTGGTTGCTATAGTTGTAATGTGGTTGCTATAGTTACCTGAGGCTggttgtagtgtagtgtggttgCTATAGTTACCTGAGGCTGttgtagtgttgtgtggttgctatAGTTACCCGCGTAGAGTGGTTGCTATAGTTACCTGCGGCTGGttgtagtgttgtgtggttgctatAGTTACCTGTGTAGAGTGGTTGCTATAGTTACCTAGGGCTGGTTGTAGTGTAGTTGCTATAGTTACCTGGGGCTGGctgtagtgttgtgtggttgctatAGTTACCTGTGTAGTGTGGTTGCTATAGTTACCTGAGGCTGGTTGCACTGTTGTGTAGTTGCTATAGTTACCCGAGGCTGttgtagtgttgtgtggttgctatAGTTACCCATGTAGAGTGGTTGCTATAGTTACCTGCGACTGGTTGTAGTGCTCCATGCTCATGGTGAGGACGTTGGTGGCGATGATGACGGTGATGAAGAGGTCTAGATAGTGGCTGGTACACAACGTGTGGACGGCGAGACGCACCGGGGAGTAGTCTGCATAGTAGGGTCTCTCCTGGGCCTCTGTTACGaaacacagagtaacgttgtcattaaactagttagtcctgttacgacacacagagtaacgttgtcattaaactagttagtcctgttaccacacacagagtaacgttgtcattaaactagttagtcctgttacgacacacagagtaacgttgtcattaaactagttagtcctgttacgacacacagagtaacgttgtcattaaactagttagtctgttaccacacacagagtaacgttgtcattaaactagttagtcctgttacgacacacagagtaacgttgtcattaaactagttagtctgttaccacacacagagtaacattgtcattaaactagttagtctgttacgacacacagagtaacgttgtcattaaactagttagtcctgttaccacacacagagtaacgttgtcattaaactagttagtctgttaccacacacagagtaacgttgtcattaaactagttagtctgttacgacacacagagtaacgttgtcattaaactagttagtctgttacgacacacagagtaacgttgtcattaaactagttagtcctgttaccacacacagagtaacgttgtcattaaactagttagtcctgttacgacacacagagtaacgttgtcattaaactagttagtcctgttaccacacacagagtaacgttgtcattaaactagttagtctgttacgacacacagagtaacgttgtcattaaactagttagtctgttacgacccacagagtaacgttgtcattaaactagttagtctgttacgacacacagagtaacgttgtcattaaactagttagtcctgttacgacacacagagtaacgttgtcattaaactagttagtcctgttacgacacacagagtaacgttgtcattaaactagttagtctgttacgacacacagagtaacgttgtcattaaactagttagtctgttacgacacacagagtaacgttgtcattaaactagttagtcctgttacgacacacagagtaacgttgtcattaaactagttagtcctgttaccacacacagagtaacgttgtcattaaactagttagtctgttaccacacacagagtaacgttgtcattaaactagttagtcctgttaccacacacagagtaacgtggtcattaaactagttagtctgttaccacacacagagtaacgttgtcattaaactagttagtctgttaccacacacagagtaacgttgtcattaaactagttagtcctgttacgacacacagagtaacgtggtcattaaactagttagtctgttaccacacacagagtaacgttgtcattaaactagttagtctgttaccacacacagagtaacgttgtcattaaactagttagtctgttaccacacacagagtaacgttgtcattaaactagttagtcctgttaccacacacagagtaacgttgtcattaaactagttagtcctgttacgacacacagagtaacgttgtcattaaactagttagtcctgttaccacacacagagtaacgttgtcattaaactagttagtctgttacgacccacagagtaacgttgtcattaaactagttagtcctgttaccacacacagagtaacgttgtcattaaactagtttgtctgttacgacacacagagtaacgttgtcattaaactagttagtctgttacgacacacagagtaacgttgtcattaaactagttagtcctgttaccacacacagagtaacgttgtcattaaactagttagtcctgttaccacacacagagtaacgtggtcattaaactagttagtctgttacgacacacagagtaacgttgtcattaaactagttagtctgttacgacacacagagtaacgttgtcattaaactagttagtctgttaccacacacagagtaacgttgtcattaaactagttagtctgttacggcacacagagtaacgttgtcattaaactagttagtcctgttaccacacacagagtaacgttgtcattaaactagttagtctgttaccacacacagagtaacgttgtcattaaactagttagtctgttacgacacacagagtaacgttgtcattaaactagttagtcctgttaccacacacagagtaacgttgtcattaaactagttagtcctgttaccacacacagagtaacgttgtcattaaactagttagtctgttacgacacacagagtaacgttgtcattaaactagttagtcctgttaccacacacagagtaacgttgtcattaaactagttagtctgttacgacacacagagtaacgttgtcattaaactagttagtcctgttacgacacacagagtaacgttgtcattaaactagttaatcctgttacgacacacagagtaacgttgtcattaaactagttagtctgttacgacacacagagtaacgttgtcattaaactagttagtctgttaccacacacagagtaacgttgtcattaaactagttagtcctgttaccacacacagagtaacgttgtcattaaactagttagtcctgttacgacacacagagtaacgttgtcattaaactagttagtctgttacgacacacagagtaacgttgtcattaaactagttagtcctgttaccacacacagagtaacgttgtcattaaactagttagtctgttacgacacacagagtaacgttgtcattaaactagttagtctgttaccacacacagagtaacgttgtcattaaactagttagtctgttaccacacacagagtaacgcgttgtcattaaactagttagtctgttacgacacacagagtaacgttgtcattaaactagttagtcctgttacgacacacagagtaacgttgtcattaaactagttagtctgttacgacacacacgagtaacgttgtcattaaactagttagtcctgttaccacacacagagtaacgttgtcattaaactagttagtcctgttacgacacacagagtaacgttgtcattaaactagttagtctgttaccccacacagagtaacgttgtcattaaactagttagtctgttacaacacacagagtaacgttgtcattaaactagttagtcttttacgacacacagagtaacgttgtcattaaactagttagtcctgttaccacacacagagtaacgttgtcattaaactagttagtcctgttaccacacacagagtaacgttgtcattaaactagttagtcctgttacgacacacagagtaacgttgtcattaaactagttagtcctgttaccacacacagagtaacgttgtcattaaactagttagtctgttaccacacacagagtaacgttgtcattaaactagttagtctgttaccacacacagagtaacgttgtcattaaactagttagtcctgttaccacacacagagtaacgttgtcattaaactagttagtctgttaccacacacagagtaacgttgtcattaaactagttagtctgttaccacacacagagtaacgttgtcattaaactagttagtcctgttacgacacacagagtaacgttgtcattaaactagttagtctgttaccacacacagagtaaccaCACActgagtaacgttgtcattaaactagttagtcctgttaccacacacagagtaacgttgtcattaaactagttagtctgttaccacacacagagtaacgttgtcattaaactagttagtctgttacgacacacagagtaacgttgtcattaaactagttagtcctgttaccacacacagagtaacgttgtcattaaactagttagtctgttaccacacacagagtaacgttgccattaaactagttagtcctgttaccacacacagagtaacgttgtcattaaactagttagtctgttacgacacacaggagtaacgttgtcattaaactagttagtctgttaccacacacagagtaacgttgtcattaaactagttagtctgttacgacacacagagtaacgttgtcattaaactagttagtcctgttaccacacacagagtaacgttgtcattaaactagttagtcctgttaccacacacagagtaacgttgtcattaaactagttagtctgttaccacacacagagtaacgttgtcattaaactagttagtctgttacaacacacagagtaacgttgtcattaaactagttagtctgttaccacacacagagtaacgttgtcattaaactagttagtctgttacgacacacagagtaacgttgtcattaaactagttagtcctgttaccacacacagagtaacgttgtcattaaactagttagtctgttaccacacagAGTAAcgcgttgtcattaaactagttagtctgttaccacacagagtaacgttgtcattaaactagttagtcctgttaccacacacagagtaacgttgtcattaaactagttagtctgttaccacacacagagtaacgttgtcattaaactagttagtctgttaccacacacagagtaacgttgtcattaaactagttagtctgttaccacacacagagtaacgttgtcattaaactagttagtctgttaccacacacagagtaacgttgtcattaaactagttagtcctgttaccacacacagagtaacgttgtcattaaactagttagtcctgttaccacacacagagtaacgttgtcattaaactagttagtcctgttaccacacacagagtaacgttgtcattaaactagttagtcctgttaccacacacagagtaacgttgtcattaaactagttagtcctgttaccacacacagagtaacgttgtcattaaactagttagtctgttacgacacacagagtaacgttgtcattaaactagttagtcctgttaccacacacagagtaacgttgtcattaaactagatagtcctgttaccacacacagagtaacgttgtcattaaactagttagtctgttacgacacactgagtaacgttgtcattaaactagttagtctgttaccacacacagagtaacgttgtcattaaactagttagtctgttaccacacacagagtaacgttgtcattaaactagttagtctgttaccacacacagagtaacgttgtcattaaactagttagtctgttacgacacacagagtaacgttgtcattaaactagttagtctgttacaacacacagagtaacgttgtcattaaactagttagtctgttaccacacacagagtaacgttgtcattaaactagttagtcctgttacaacacacagagtaacgttgtcattaaactagttagtctgttacgacacacagagtaacgttgtcattaaactagttagtcctgttaccacacacagagtaacgttgtcattaaactagttagtctgttacaacacacagagtaacgttgtcattaaactagttagtctgttaccacacacagagtaacgttgtcattaaactagttagtctgttacgacacacagagtaacgttgtcattaaactagttagtctgttacgacacacagagtaatgttgtcattaaactagttagtcctgttaccacacacagagtaacgttgtcattaaactagttagtctgttacgacacacagagtaatgttgtcattaaactagttagtctgttacgacacacatagtaacgttgtcattaaactagttagtctgttacgacacacagagtaacgttgtcattaaactagttagtctgttaccacacacagagtaacgttgtcattaaactagttagtctgttacgacacacagagtaacgttgtcattaaactagttagtcctgttaccacacacagagtaacgttgtcattaaactagttagtcctgttaccacacacagagtaacgttgtcattaaactagttagtctgttacaacacacagagtaacgttgtcattaaactagttagtctgttacgacacacagagtaacgttgtcattaaactagttagtcctgttaccacacacagagtaacgttgtcattaaactagttagtcctgttaccacacacagagtaacgttgtcattaaactagttagtctgttacaacacacagagtaacgttgtcattaaactagttagtcctgttacgacacacagagtaacgttgtcattaaactagttcgtctgttacgacacacagagtaacgttgtcattaaactagttagtctgttgccacacacagagtaacgttgtcattaaactagttagtctgttaccacacacagagtaacgttgtcattaaactagttagtcctgttacgacacacagagtaacgttgtcattaaactagttagtcctgttaccacacacagagtaacgttgtcattaaactagttagtctgttaccacacacagagtaacgttgtcattaaactagttagtctgttacgacacacagagtaacgttgtcattaaactagttagtcctgttaccacacacagagtaacgttgtcattaaactagttagtctgttaccacacacagagtaacgttgtcattaaactagttagtctgttaccacacacagagtaacgttgtcattaaactagttagtctgttaccacacacagagtaacgttgtcattaaactagttagtcctgttacaacacagagtaacgttgtcattaaactagttagtctgttacgacacacagagtaacgttgtcattaaactagttagtctgttaccacacacagagtaatcgttgtcattaaactagttagtcctgttacgacacacagagtaacgttgtcattaaactagttagtcctgttacgacacacagagtaacg from Coregonus clupeaformis isolate EN_2021a unplaced genomic scaffold, ASM2061545v1 scaf3512, whole genome shotgun sequence harbors:
- the LOC121560483 gene encoding voltage-dependent T-type calcium channel subunit alpha-1I-like, producing the protein AQERPYYADYSPVRLAVHTLCTSHYLDLFITVIIATNVLTMSMEHYNQSQYLEEGLKYCNYIFTLVFVIETVLKLIAFGLRRFFKERWNQLDLAIVLLSVMGITLEEIDLNASLPINPTIIRIMRVLRIARVLKLLKMATGMRALLDTVVQALPQ